The bacterium genome includes the window GCGACCGGCTTGGCTGCCGGTTTGGCTGCCGGTTTCGCGGCCTTCGCAGCGGACCTGGGCAGGGGGCGCGGGGCGCTCGCCGCCGCCACCTGCAGCGGGGCGGCCTTGGCCGCGGCGGCGCGCGCTGGCGTCGCCGGGACGGCAGGGCTCTGGGCGACGGCGGTGGCCGCGCTGTCGGCCTCCGCGTCGAGCGCCTCGCCGGGCCCGCCCAGGCGGAGCTGGATCCAGCCCGCGCGGCCCGGGTCGGGCGCGCTCTGCGCGAGGACGACGCCGCTGCCCTCCGCCGCGATCTGCCAGCCGCGCGCCAGCGCCCGGCGGCGCGCTTCGCGCAGGCTGAGACCGAGCAGATCGGGCGGCTGCTGGCTGGGCCGCGGTGGATCGCCCAGCACGAGCGTGAGCGGCAGGTCCGGGCGCTGGCGGCAGCCGGGGTCCGGCTGCTGCGCGACCACGCGGCGGCCCGATCCGAGCAGGGAGAGCCGCAGGCCCTCGGCGCGGGCGAGGGTCTCGGCCTCGGCGAGCTCCAGCTCGAGGAAGGAGGGCACGGGCCGGCCGCCGGTCGCAACCTGGGACGGCGCCGTCAGCGTGGGCTGGAGCTGCGCCGGCGTCGCCACGGCCAGCTTCTCGACGATGCGCGCGAAGGCCGGCGCCGCGCTCTGGCCGCCGTGCGTCAGACCGGCGCGCGGCTCGTCGAGGAAGACGCCGATCACGACCCGCGGTGACTCGAGCGGCGCCACGCCGATGAAGCTCGCCAGGTACTTGCCCTGCTTCACGCGGCCGCCCTCGAACTTCTGCGCCGTGCCCGTCTTGCCGCCCACGCGCAGGCCGGGCACCTTGGCCGCCTTGCCGGTGCCGTTTTCCACCACCTCGCCCATGAGGGTGAGGATGGTCGCCGCCGTCTCCTCCTGGCAGAGGCGGCGCATCAGGGTGGGCTCGGTCTCCCGCGCCGCGCTGCCGTCGCCCGCGCAGCTGCCGCGCAGCAGGCGCGGCTTCATCAGGACGCCGCCGTTGGCGATGGCGCCGGTGGCCGCCGTGAGCTGCAGCGGCGTCGCGCTCAGCTCCTGACCGAAGATGAGGGTGAGCTTGCTGCGCTCGGACCAGGCGGCCGGCCGGCGCAGGACGCCCTCCTCCTCGCCCGGCAGCTCGATGCCGTAGGCGCTGCCGAAGTTGCAGTCCCGCAGGATGCCGTAGAGGTCTTCGCGGCTCAGCCGGCGCGAGAGCTTGGCGAAGCCGATGTTGCTCGAGAGCGCGAAGACCTCGCGGAAGCTGAGCTGACCGGGGTGAGGCTTGTCGTCGCGGACGGTGAAGCCGTCGACCTGCGCGACGCCGGCCTCGATCGGGATCGCCGTCGCCGGGGAGACCTGGCCCCGCTCGATGAGCGCCGCGCTGGTCAGGGCCTTGAGCGTCGAGCCCGGCTCGTAGACGGCCTGCACGGGCAGCAGCTTCCACTCCGCCGGCGTGAAGCGCGACTCGTCGCGCTCGCCGACGGCCGGCCAGCTCGCGAGCGCGAGGATCTCGCCGCGGCGCGGGTCGATGATGACCACCGAGCCGGCCTGGGCGCCGCAGTCCTCGGCGGCGCGGGCCAGCTCCATGTCGGCGATCGCCTGCGCCTTGTGGTCGACGGTCAGGTAGACGTCGCGGCCCCGCTGCGGCTCGACGAGCACGCGGTTGAGGGGCGAGATGAGGACCTGGCCGCGGTCGTCCTTCTGCACCAGCTCCCGGCCGGGCTTGCCGGCCAGCTCGCCCTGCAGGCCGGCCTCCAGTCCGCAGATGCCGGCGTCGCGGTCGTCGACGAAGCCGACGAGCGGCGCCGCGAGGGCGCCCAGCGGGTAGAGGCGGCGGCTGCAGGCCTCCAGGTGGACGACGCCCGTCGCGCGCAGGCGCTCGCGGTCCTCGAGGCCGAGGGGGAGGCCGTCGTGGAGCAGCGCGTAGCGGCTCTTCGCATCCAGCTTGCGGCGCAGCCAGCTCTCGCTCTGGCCGATCTGGCCTGCGATCAGGCTGAGCGCCGCCAGGCGCTCTCTCGGCGGCCGCTTCTGGAAGGCCTCGGGATCGGCGGTGACGCGGTACTGCACCGTGCTGACGGCGAGCGGGGTCCCGGCGCGGTCGAAGAGGCTGCCGCGGGGGGCGGGGAGGGCTTGCTCCTTCTGCCACTGCTTCTGCGCCAGGCCGAGGAAGCGCTCGTGCTGAAGCACCTGCACGTTGAACAGGCGCCAGCCGAAGAGCAGGGCCAGCGCGAGCACGCTCCCTTCGAGCAGGCGAATGCCGGGCGGGGGAACGCGCATCGCCTCGCTCCCGCCTAGCGATCGTCGCGGGCGAGAGCGGGCGCGACGCCCAGGCCCACGCTCGCCTGCCAGCTGTCCTGCGGGCGCGCCGGGGCCTGGGCCCCGGCTGTCGTCGCCACGAAGACGCGGCCCTCGAGGTCGCCAAGGGACAGGCCCGCCTCCGGGTCGGCCGCGGCGCTCGCCGCCGCGGGCGCCGACGCGACCTCGACGCCCAGCGCGCCCGGCTGCCGGCGCTGGGCGACCCGCACCGCCTGCTGGACGATCTGGGTCTGCAGGGCCTCGCGCCGCAGCTCCAGGCGCGCCACCTCGGCGCCGAGCTGCAGGCCGCGCGTCTGTTGCCAGACGACGAAGAGCAGCACCAGGAGCACGGCGAGCGCGAAGTAGAACCAGAGGTCCTTGCGGCGGAGCGCGCCCTCGCGCCCGCGCAGCTCGCCGCGGTGGCTGTGGGGATTCCAGGTGCGGGCCTCGGAACCGGGCAGGCTCAGCATCAGGGCCTCCTCGTCGTCTGGGCGGCGCGCAGGCGGGCGCTGCGCGCGCGCGGGTTGCGGGCGATCTCCTCGGCCGTGGGACGCAGGGCGCGCGGCGTGAGCAGGGCCAGGCGCGCCCGGCCGCCGCAGCCGCAGACGGGCAGGCTGGGCGGGCAGACGCAGCCGCGGCTCTCCTCGCGCAGGCGCTGCTTGACGCGGCGGTCCTCGAGGGAGTGGTAGCTGATGAAGGCGGCGACGGCCCCCGGGGCGAGCAGCGCGGGCAGCGCGGCGAGCAGGGCGTCGAGTGCGCCCAGCTCGTCGTTGACGGCGATGCGCAAGGCCTGGAAGACGCGCGAGAGCTCGGCGTTGGCGTCGCGGCCGGCGACGGGCGCCACGGCCCGCCGCAGGTCGCCGGTCGTCGCCAGGGCGCCCGCCTCGCGCGCGGCGAGCAGGCGGCGCACGAGGGGACCCGGCCGGCGAACCTCACCGAGCGTGACGAGCAGGCGGCGCAGCGCGCCGGGGTCCAGGCGCGCGAGCAGCGCCGCCGCCGTCTCGCCCTGCGTGGGGTCCATGCGCATGTCCAGGGGAGCCTCCCAGCGGTAGCTGAAGCCGCGCGCGGCGACGTCGAGCTGCATCGAGCTCACCCCCAGATCGACGAGCAGCCCGCGCGCTCCCTGGGGTGCGCGCTCGGCGAGCGCCGCGGGGAGCGAGCGGAAGTCGGCGTGCAAAAAAAAACCCGGTCCGACCAGGGCGCCAGGCGTTCGCGCGCGAGCGCGAGGGCCTGCGGATCCCGGTCGACGCCGAGCAGCGTGGCCTTCGGCAAGGCGGCGAGCAGCGCCGCCGCGTGCCCGCCGGCACCCAGGGTCGCGTCCACGTAGAGCCCGGGGCCTCCGCGTCGCAGCAGGTCGACGCATGCTTCCCGGAGGACGGGCTCGTGTGCCATGGAGCTTCACCTCGCGCGCGCCCGGCGCGCGCCGGGGGCGAACACGCGGGGGAGCGGCCTAACGCGACAGGCCGCTCCCCCCTCTCTCACCCTCATGCGGTACCAGCGAACAGGCGGCGGAAGCCTGACGGAAACCCAAGGCCGCACTCATCTCCGAAGGGTACACGGGAATGGAACGGGGAACGTCTCCCGCCGCCAAGATCTCCATCAGATAGAAGCTGGGCGAGGCCAGGACCAACTCGCCGCCCGCGCCGCGCAGCTCACGGTGCAGCGTGAGCAGCAGCTCCAGCACCCGGTAGCGGATGTGGATGGTGCCGGCGAGATCGACGACGAAGCTGCGCCCCCCCGCCGCCAGCGCCTCGCGCAGGGTGCGGGCGAGTTCGCCTTGCAAGCGCTCGTCCCATTCGTCGGCGGGACGCAGCAGCAGGTAGTCGTCGCGCTGTTCGCAGATCAGGGCCACGATCCAGCTCCTCCGGCTCTCTCTCTCACTCTCCTGCGGCGCCTGCTCGCTAGAGCAGGCGCTCCACCTGGCGCAGCGCGGCGTCCACGTTCTCCAACTCGCCGGCGATGTCCGCCGGGTTCCAGAGCTCGATGCGATCCAGCGCCCCCACCAGCACCAGCTCGACCGGCGCGCCCAGTGCTTCCAGGAAGGCCTTGGGCAGGCTCACGCGCCCCTGCCGATCCACGGGCAGGGAGGCCGAGTTGACACTGAAGTAGCGGATCGCCTGGCGCTTCTCCGGACCGGGAGGCAGACCCTCCAGCTTGCCCTGGAAGCCTCGCCAACCCTCGGGGAGGAAGAGCAGCAGGCTCCTGTCGAAGCCCTTGCTGAGGACGAAGGTCTCGCCGCCTTCCAGGCCCAGGTTGCGCCGGAAGCCGGCAGGCACCTGCAGGCGCCCCTTGCTGTCCAGCTTGCAACGCTGCGTGCCGATGAAGTCGGACACCGCTCTCCCCCACTCTTCTGCGCTGTTTAGGGTGGTCTAGGGGAATCACTCCAATCTCCCCCATGGCGCCCCACCGTACTCCTGGGCCGCAGGCGCGTCAAGGCCCATTTGGAAAAAGACCCCACGCGCTGCCGCGCAGCGCTGCGGGGTCCCAACGTGGAATACAAATGTATAGTCCGCGCCCGACGGCGGCGCTAGTGGCCTTCGAGGATGCGCAGGAGGCGCTCGCGCGGCCGGCGGCTGACGAAGGGCCGGGGCGCGTAGTCGGGATCGCCGGCGAGCAGGAGCAGGCCTTCCTCCCCGCCGGGAGGGGGCGGTTCGATGCCGAGCACGAGGAGCAGGCGCCAGGCGCTCAGGGAATCTCCGCTCGCCGTGGCGAAGCGTTGCGGCGAGGGGAAGCGGAACTCGAGGGCGCCGCGAGCGAGCGCGAGGGCGACCTCGCGCCGGTCGAGCGCGCCCGCGCCGGGTCTGGCGGCGGCGAGCAGCGCGCGCGCCTCGCCGAGCAGGGCGGCGCCGCGCGCATCCTCGGCCGCAACGAGCGTGATTCCGCGCTCGCTGTGCAGGCGGATCTCCGTCCCGGTAGGCGGCGCGGCTCGCCGGTCGCAGGCCGCCGTCATCAGAAGGACGAGTGCGAGGGGCAGCGCGCCGCCCCCCTTTCTCCCCACGCGCGGCTCGCTCACTTCAGAAGGAGCAGGCGCCGGCTCTCGGCTCCGCCCGCCCAGCGGAGCTGGGCGAGATAGAGGCCGCTCGCCTGCGGGCGGCCCGCGCCGTCGCGGCCGTCCCAGACGCGCTCGTGGCTACCGGCGGGCAGCGCCGCATCGACGAGGCGGATCAGGCGGCGGCCGTCCGCACCGAGGATGTCCAGGGTCACTCGCCCCGGCGCGGCGAGCGTGAAGGCCAGCGTGGTGCTCGGATTGAAAGGATTGGGATAGGCGCCGGCCAGTCCGCTGCGCAGGGCGGGCGCCGGCACCGTCAGGCGCCCGAGCGGTGCGCGCAGCGCGGGCTCGCCCGCGGCGTGGCCGATCGCGAGGTACTCCACTTCGCCGCCCGCGGGCAGCCCGGTCTCGCGCCAGCGGCACCAGCCATGGGCGTCGGGGGCGAGTCCCTCGGCGATCAGGCGCGGGGCCTCCCAGTCGCCGCCCGCGGGCCGCCGGCGGCCCTCGAGATCCCAGCGGGCGTAGGCCGGATCCCCCACCTGCCAGGCGATGCGCGCGGCCGCGCCCCCTGCCTCCAGGGCGAGGTCGACCTGGCTGATCGCCGCGGGCACGGGATCCCAGAGTCCGGCGACGCCGCGGCGCAGCGCACTGCCGGAGAGCGTGGGCCAGGGGACCGTCTCCGGCGCGAAGGCCCCGCCGAAGTCCCAGGCGAGCACGTGCTTGTTCCAGGTGGACACGATCAGCTCGCCGTCGCCGTCGCCGTTGAGGTCCGCGATGCAGGGCGTGCCGCGCACCTCGCCCCCCACCGCGATCGGGAAGCCGGGCTGCACGCTGCCGTCGGCGCGGAAGCCGTAGATCACGCCCTGCTCGCTGCCCTGCACGAACTCCAGCGTGCCGTCGCCGTCGAGGTCGCCCGCGATCGGGCTGCACTCGGCGTGCATCTGCAGCTCGATGGGCCAGCCCGGCAGCGGGCTGCCGTCCAGCTTGATCAGGTGCAGGGCCGAGTTGTAGCCGCCGCGCAGCTCGACGATGAACAGCTCCCGCTCGCCGTCGCCATCCACGTCGACGGCGAGCGGTCCCGGCGCAACGCCGTTGCTGTTGGTGACGAAGCGCATCGGGAAGCCGGGGAAGCGGCTGCCGTCGCTGCGGAAGACGTAGAGCGAGTCGACATCGCTGTGCAGGACGATCTCCAGCTGGCCCAGGGGATCGCCGTCGAGGTTGGCGAGCAGCAGCGGGCAGCTCTCCTTGAGGGTGGGATACTGGTTCGTCGGATCCAGGTGCACCGGCCAGCCGGGCAGCTCGCTGCCGTCGCCGTTGAAGACGTGCAGGCTGCGGTGGCCGACGCCCCCCATCACGACGAGCTCGTCGCGGCCGTCGCCGTCCAGGTCCGCGGCGGCAGGCGAGCCGTCGGCGAAGGTGCCGAGATTCCGCTTCACGACACCGATCGTCGCCGGGTTGCCGTCGCCATCGACGAGCTCGCTGCCGTTCAGGTGGAAGGCATAGAGGTTGCCGCTGCGGTCGATGCCGGCGATCTCGTAGTCGCCGTCGCCATCCAGGTCCGCGGCGACGAGGTTCGCCCAAATCCACTCGAAGGTGTTCCGCGGCCAGCCGGGGAGGATCTGCCCGTTCTCGCCCAGCAGGTAGATCTTCCGCGACGAGGAGCCGCCGATGTTGCGCGTTGCGACGGCGATCGCGCGGTAGGGGCTCCCCGGCTGCGGCACGAGGGTGACCGCACCCACGACGTCGCGCACGGCCGTGTTGTAGACGCCGATCGTCTGGGCGTCGAGATCGCCGTCCAGGGGCTCGCTGCCGTCGGCGTGCCAGACGTAGAGGGCGTCGGCGCCGCAGACCAGCTCGAGGCCTTCGTCGCCCGCCACGTTGCCCACGGCGACGGGGCAGGAGCTGGCCCCGAAGGTGGCCTGCGGGAAGCCAGGGAGCTGCGCGGGGTTCGTCGAGGTGTAGAGCGTGTCGCTGGAAGCGCTCTCCATGCCGCCTCGGTCGACGGCGGTTGCGTAGACCCAGGTCTCGCTGTTCTCCAGGAGCCCCGCGAGCGCGATGCCGGCGTGCGGCAGGGGCAGCAGGGTGGCCCGCGTGAAGGCGCTCGGATCGCCCTGGGCGCAGTAGACGAGATAGCCGGCCAGGTCCGCCGCGACGACAGGCGCCCAGCGCAACTCGAGACGCCCGGCCCCCTCGTTCAGAACCACGGCGAGCCCGCCGGGGATCGGCGGCGGCGCGAAATCGAGGGTGTCGACGCGGCTGCGGCCGAAGGCGTCGGTAAGGCGCAGCACGGCGCTGGCCGGTTGGCTCGCGTTCGCGCGGCGCAGCAGGAAGCCCGGCGCTGGCCTGCCCTCCGCGAGCAACTCGAGCGGCGCGAGCGCCACACTGCCTTCCGCGACGACGAGATCGGGGTCGAGGGACCAGAGCGCCCCGGCCAGCGCGCCACCGCTGCCACCGCCCAGGTTCACCCAGCGCGGCGCAGCGCGCCAGTCCTCGCTCTCGTCCCAGATGCCGTCGCCGTTGCCGACGTCAGTGAAGCGCCACTCGGCGAGCACCGGCGCCGGCGCGTGGACGAGCAGCGCCAGCGTATCGCGGTGGAGCACCTGCTGGCCGAGGTCCTCGACGCGCAGTTCCAGGCGCCGGGGCACGCCGTCGGCGCAGCCCGCTGCGCTGCGCAGGCGCAGCATACCCGTGCCCGTCGCCTGGCCGCCCGCGGGGAGCGCGGTGAAGGTCTCGCTGGCGACGACGACGGCGAGCGAGTCGTCGAGCGCGCTCAGCCGCACGCGGAAGGCCGGCGCCGAGCCCCCGCCGCTGTTGGCGATGGTCGGCAGGAACTGGATCGTCTCGCCCGCCTCGAAGCGGCCGTCGGCGTCGTTGCGCGGCTC containing:
- a CDS encoding STAS domain-containing protein, translated to MALICEQRDDYLLLRPADEWDERLQGELARTLREALAAGGRSFVVDLAGTIHIRYRVLELLLTLHRELRGAGGELVLASPSFYLMEILAAGDVPRSIPVYPSEMSAALGFRQASAACSLVPHEGERGGSGLSR
- a CDS encoding division/cell wall cluster transcriptional repressor MraZ is translated as MSDFIGTQRCKLDSKGRLQVPAGFRRNLGLEGGETFVLSKGFDRSLLLFLPEGWRGFQGKLEGLPPGPEKRQAIRYFSVNSASLPVDRQGRVSLPKAFLEALGAPVELVLVGALDRIELWNPADIAGELENVDAALRQVERLL